One genomic region from Ammospiza caudacuta isolate bAmmCau1 chromosome 1, bAmmCau1.pri, whole genome shotgun sequence encodes:
- the VOPP1 gene encoding vesicular, overexpressed in cancer, prosurvival protein 1 produces MKRFHPGVALLLSLLWECTEAKKHCWYFEGLYPTYYICRSYEDCCGSRCCVRALSIQRLWYFWFLLMMGVLFCCGAGFFIRRRMYPPPLVEEPTFNVSYTRQPVNTASGSQQPGVPYYTDPGGPGMNPMAMAFHVQPNSPQGNPVYPPPPSYCNTPPPPYEQVVKSST; encoded by the exons tGTACAGAGGCCAAAAAGCATTGCTGGTACTTTGAAGGATTATATCCTACATATTATAT ATGTCGCTCCTATGAGGATTGCTGTGGCTCAAGATGCTGTGTAAGAGCTCTCTCTATCCAGCGACTATGGTATTTTTG GTTCCTTTTGATGATGGGAGTTTTGTTCTGTTGTGGAGCTGGTTTCTTTATCCGAAGGCGGATGTACCCTCCTCCATTAGTAGAAGAACCTACTTTTAATGTGTCTTACACCAGACAACCAGTCAACACTGCATCAG gGTCACAACAACCTGGAGTGCCGTATTACACAGACCCAGGCGGACCTGGGATGAATCCCATGGCCATGGCTTTCCACGTCCAGCCCAACTCCCCACAAGGAAACCCGGTTTACCCACCCCCACCTTCCTACTGCAACACACCACCTCCCCCATATGAGCAGGTGGTGAAATCCTCCACATGA